Proteins co-encoded in one Dyella japonica A8 genomic window:
- a CDS encoding TonB-dependent receptor plug domain-containing protein, translating into MKQKTLLATAIAAALVLQTWSVAAQDAAPAQADQGTAKSLETVTVTGSRIRSVDVETSQPIFTMDKAAIQATGLTNVNDILARMPSMGTPDITPQDTLSSGADVGGRYVNIRNMGSQRTLVLVNGRRWSTSLNGLTDVSTIPVSMIERIDILKDGASSIYGSDAIGGVVNIITKEKFDGAEANVYYGQNGKGDGQTQNYDFTWGHTTEKNSIIIGAAQQQTDPMWDSERPETRYAEGARHPNGGWSSTGPYGRVVDPTTGDQYVYNHGSQTTTAGAPAGYHLYDGSTNADRYNSTQDMTFRAGTKLKNLFVQDKYKLTDNITLHGMADASVRDSSSQLAGYPFSTGNTVGNLFPNGVQISGQNAYNPFPGEDVNFFRRTVEMPRVTQAHSKIYNINVGAQGYFQFLGHDWSWDADYTYAQNKIHLTTTGNLDLNKAQAALGPTTIINGQVACANAADRAAGCQPWNILAGPGATPQSVLDYVGYHESARQVSSTDDYTANVSGGLFEMPLNAGTVNLALGVEHRGLKGSYRPDAYVAAGNTTDLAANATSGKYFTNEAYAELDVPLLRDLPGAQELGVNIASRYSNYSNFGSTTNNKYSFRYRPIEDVLIRGTFAHGFRAPTINDLYGGPGQSFETFIDPCDTVYGAAATNSQVAQRCSAAGVPANYRQVDGSGTPIKNNTGTQTPVAFVSGSNPNLQPEQSITRTLGLVYSPHYVEGLDFTVDYYNIYLKNQITSVNASEILNLCYVQNDPSYCGRFTRGNVADPSTGLVPGSVNQLNESEANLGTLKTAGYDVGIHYRLPETSFGRFRIASDSTYLTKYESVSSPGATPQDQVGFFTNGNDPIYRLRSNLQVDWDFKQFGASWTVRYYSGLKDQCYTATVECSSPNYTNPWWPSVGMSQKGSVAFNDAQFRYTAPWKGVFTVGVNNIFNKKGPYYYSVPTSGTGSPPYNPNFDIDRYWYVSYNQKF; encoded by the coding sequence ATGAAGCAAAAGACACTGCTGGCTACTGCCATCGCCGCAGCGCTCGTGCTGCAGACGTGGTCGGTGGCCGCACAGGATGCTGCCCCCGCTCAGGCTGATCAGGGTACGGCCAAGAGCCTCGAAACCGTCACGGTGACCGGTTCGCGCATTCGCAGCGTGGACGTGGAAACCTCGCAGCCCATCTTCACCATGGACAAGGCCGCCATCCAGGCGACCGGTCTGACCAACGTCAACGACATCCTGGCCCGCATGCCGTCCATGGGCACGCCGGACATCACCCCGCAGGACACGCTGTCCTCCGGCGCTGACGTCGGCGGTCGCTATGTGAACATCCGTAACATGGGTTCGCAGCGCACGCTGGTGCTGGTCAACGGCCGTCGCTGGAGCACCAGCCTCAATGGCCTGACCGACGTGTCGACCATTCCCGTCTCGATGATTGAGCGCATCGACATCCTCAAGGATGGCGCCTCTTCCATCTACGGTTCCGACGCCATCGGCGGCGTGGTGAACATCATCACCAAGGAAAAGTTCGACGGCGCTGAAGCCAACGTCTACTACGGCCAGAACGGCAAGGGCGACGGCCAGACCCAGAACTACGACTTCACCTGGGGCCACACCACCGAGAAGAACTCCATCATCATCGGTGCTGCCCAGCAGCAGACCGATCCGATGTGGGACAGCGAGCGTCCGGAAACCCGCTACGCCGAAGGTGCCCGTCATCCGAACGGCGGCTGGAGCTCCACCGGCCCGTACGGCCGCGTTGTCGATCCGACCACCGGCGATCAGTACGTTTACAACCACGGTTCGCAGACGACGACTGCTGGTGCCCCCGCTGGCTACCACCTGTACGACGGCAGCACAAATGCCGACCGCTACAACAGCACGCAGGACATGACGTTCCGCGCCGGCACCAAGCTGAAGAACCTGTTCGTCCAGGACAAGTACAAGCTGACCGACAACATCACCCTGCACGGTATGGCCGATGCCAGCGTGCGTGACTCGTCCTCGCAGCTCGCCGGCTATCCGTTCTCGACCGGCAACACCGTCGGCAACCTGTTCCCGAACGGCGTGCAGATCAGCGGCCAGAACGCTTACAACCCGTTCCCGGGCGAAGACGTGAACTTCTTCCGCCGCACGGTGGAAATGCCGCGCGTCACGCAGGCTCACTCCAAGATCTACAACATCAACGTCGGCGCCCAGGGCTACTTCCAGTTCCTCGGCCACGATTGGAGCTGGGACGCGGATTACACCTACGCCCAGAACAAGATCCACCTCACCACCACCGGCAACCTGGACCTGAACAAGGCACAGGCCGCGCTGGGCCCGACGACGATCATCAACGGTCAGGTGGCTTGCGCCAACGCCGCCGATCGCGCTGCTGGCTGCCAGCCGTGGAACATCCTCGCCGGCCCGGGTGCGACCCCGCAGTCCGTGCTGGACTACGTGGGTTACCACGAGTCCGCTCGTCAGGTCAGCTCCACCGATGACTACACCGCCAACGTCTCCGGCGGCCTGTTCGAGATGCCGCTCAACGCCGGCACCGTCAACCTGGCCCTGGGCGTGGAACACCGTGGTCTGAAGGGCAGCTACCGCCCGGATGCCTACGTTGCCGCCGGTAACACCACCGATCTGGCCGCCAACGCGACCTCCGGCAAGTACTTCACCAACGAAGCGTACGCCGAGCTCGACGTGCCGCTGCTGCGCGACCTGCCGGGTGCCCAGGAACTGGGCGTCAACATCGCCAGCCGCTACTCGAACTACAGCAACTTCGGCAGCACCACCAACAACAAGTACAGCTTCCGCTACCGTCCGATCGAAGACGTGCTGATCCGCGGTACGTTCGCCCACGGCTTCCGTGCGCCGACGATCAACGACCTGTACGGTGGCCCGGGCCAGAGCTTCGAAACCTTCATCGATCCGTGCGATACCGTTTACGGTGCTGCCGCGACCAACAGCCAGGTGGCTCAGCGCTGCTCCGCCGCTGGCGTCCCGGCCAACTACCGCCAGGTCGACGGCTCCGGCACGCCGATCAAGAACAACACCGGTACGCAGACCCCGGTGGCGTTCGTCTCGGGCTCCAACCCGAACCTGCAGCCGGAACAGTCGATCACCCGTACGCTGGGCCTGGTCTACAGCCCGCACTACGTGGAAGGCCTGGACTTCACGGTTGACTACTACAACATCTACCTGAAGAACCAGATCACGTCGGTCAACGCCAGCGAGATCCTGAACCTGTGCTACGTGCAGAACGATCCGTCGTACTGCGGCCGCTTCACCCGTGGCAACGTGGCCGACCCGAGCACCGGTCTGGTCCCGGGCTCGGTCAACCAGCTCAACGAAAGCGAAGCCAACCTCGGCACGCTGAAGACCGCAGGCTACGACGTCGGTATCCACTACCGTCTGCCGGAAACCTCGTTCGGCCGCTTCCGCATCGCTTCGGACAGCACCTACCTGACCAAGTACGAGTCGGTCAGCAGCCCGGGCGCTACCCCGCAGGATCAGGTCGGCTTCTTCACCAACGGTAACGACCCCATCTACCGCCTGCGCTCCAACCTGCAGGTGGATTGGGACTTCAAGCAGTTCGGCGCCAGCTGGACGGTCCGTTACTACTCGGGCCTGAAGGACCAGTGCTACACCGCAACCGTCGAGTGCAGCTCGCCGAACTACACCAACCCCTGGTGGCCGTCGGTTGGCATGAGCCAGAAGGGTTCGGTGGCGTTCAACGACGCGCAGTTCCGCTACACGGCTCCGTGGAAGGGTGTGTTCACCGTTGGCGTGAACAACATCTTCAACAAGAAGGGCCCGTACTACTACAGCGTGCCGACCTCGGGTACCGGCTCCCCGCCGTACAACCCGAACTTCGACATCGACCGTTACTGGTACGTGTCGTACAACCAGAAGTTCTAA
- the lgt gene encoding prolipoprotein diacylglyceryl transferase, with amino-acid sequence MTQPFTVAFDPVAFKLGPLQIHWYGLMYLSGFLGAWLLAEYRRQRGRLPVSRDALGDLAFYVMMGVIIGGRIWYMLFYADIHWIWQDPLALFRVWDGGMSFHGGLLGVLTAGLWWSRRNHMHFFDTVDFVAPLVPIGLGLGRLGNFINGELWGKPDTVPWAMLFPNAHSADVDWAATHPQWQAALAQFGGLPRHPSQLYEMLLEGVVMFTVLFLVSLKPRPRYLVSGLFALMYGCFRFGVEFVRVPDPQLGYLAWGWLTMGQIQSLPLIVIGLVLLVMARKAPTMRPYNVSLPTGE; translated from the coding sequence ATGACGCAGCCCTTCACCGTTGCCTTCGACCCCGTCGCCTTCAAGCTGGGGCCGCTACAGATTCACTGGTATGGCTTGATGTACCTGAGCGGTTTCCTTGGGGCCTGGCTGCTGGCCGAGTACCGCCGCCAGCGCGGCCGCCTGCCGGTATCGCGCGACGCGCTGGGTGACCTGGCCTTCTACGTGATGATGGGTGTGATCATCGGCGGCCGCATCTGGTACATGCTGTTCTACGCCGACATCCACTGGATCTGGCAGGACCCGCTGGCGCTGTTCCGCGTGTGGGATGGCGGCATGAGTTTCCACGGCGGCTTGCTCGGTGTGCTTACCGCCGGCCTGTGGTGGTCGCGTCGCAACCACATGCATTTCTTCGACACGGTGGATTTCGTGGCGCCGCTGGTGCCGATCGGACTCGGTCTGGGGCGCCTGGGCAACTTCATCAACGGTGAGCTGTGGGGCAAGCCGGACACGGTGCCGTGGGCCATGCTTTTTCCCAATGCGCATTCGGCCGATGTGGACTGGGCCGCCACGCACCCGCAGTGGCAGGCGGCGTTGGCGCAGTTCGGCGGGCTGCCGCGTCACCCCTCCCAGCTTTATGAAATGCTGCTGGAGGGCGTGGTGATGTTCACCGTGCTGTTCCTGGTGTCGCTCAAGCCGCGCCCGCGCTACCTGGTTTCCGGCCTGTTCGCGCTGATGTATGGCTGCTTCCGCTTCGGCGTGGAGTTCGTGCGCGTGCCCGATCCGCAATTGGGCTATCTCGCGTGGGGTTGGCTGACCATGGGGCAGATCCAGTCGCTGCCCTTGATCGTCATCGGCCTGGTGCTGCTGGTGATGGCCCGCAAGGCGCCGACCATGCGGCCGTACAACGTCTCGCTGCCGACCGGGGAGTAA
- a CDS encoding thymidylate synthase — translation MRAYLDLLQHVLDHGVEKGDRTGTGTRSVFGWQMRFDLSEGFPLVTTKKLHLKSIIHELIWFLRGDTNIAYLKDHGVSIWDEWADEHGNLGPVYGQQWRAWPTADGGVVDQIRWVVDEIKRNPNSRRLVVSAWNVGELPKMALMPCHALFQFYVADGKLSCQLYQRSADIFLGVPFNIASYALLTHLIAQECGLGVGDFVHTLGDAHLYNNHVEQARLQLTRAPRPLPRLQLNPDVRSVFDFRFEDIAIVGYEPYGAIKAPVAV, via the coding sequence ATGCGCGCCTATCTTGATCTGCTGCAGCATGTGCTTGACCACGGCGTGGAGAAGGGCGACCGCACCGGCACCGGCACGCGCAGCGTGTTCGGCTGGCAGATGCGGTTTGACCTGTCCGAAGGGTTTCCGCTGGTCACCACCAAGAAGCTGCACCTGAAGTCGATCATCCACGAGCTGATCTGGTTCCTGCGGGGCGACACCAACATTGCCTATCTCAAGGACCATGGCGTCAGCATCTGGGACGAATGGGCCGATGAGCACGGCAACCTGGGCCCCGTCTACGGCCAGCAGTGGCGCGCCTGGCCCACCGCTGACGGCGGCGTGGTGGACCAGATCCGCTGGGTGGTGGACGAGATCAAGCGCAACCCGAATTCGCGCCGCCTGGTAGTGAGTGCATGGAACGTTGGCGAGCTGCCAAAAATGGCGCTGATGCCGTGCCATGCGCTGTTCCAGTTCTACGTGGCGGACGGCAAGCTCAGCTGCCAGCTCTACCAGCGCTCGGCGGACATTTTCCTGGGGGTGCCGTTCAACATCGCCAGCTATGCCTTGCTGACCCACCTGATTGCCCAGGAATGCGGGCTGGGCGTGGGTGATTTCGTGCACACGCTGGGCGATGCCCACCTGTACAACAACCACGTGGAGCAGGCGCGCCTGCAGCTGACCCGTGCGCCGCGGCCCCTGCCCAGGCTGCAGCTGAATCCAGACGTGCGTTCAGTGTTCGACTTCCGTTTCGAGGACATCGCCATCGTCGGCTACGAGCCGTATGGCGCCATCAAGGCCCCGGTGGCGGTATAA
- a CDS encoding dihydrofolate reductase, producing MAISLIAALDENFAIGRKGQLPWHLPDDLRWFKELTLGKYVLMGYNTAVAIGRPLPDRTNLVLSRKHEAPFPGQITVRSLAEGHARAGGTGLMVIGGGEVYTEALPTARRLYLTWVNAAVDGADTFFPGVHFSDWTEVSRVHHKKDANHAYDFDMVEYIRND from the coding sequence ATGGCTATTTCGCTGATTGCCGCGCTGGATGAGAACTTCGCCATTGGCCGCAAGGGCCAGTTGCCCTGGCATTTGCCGGACGACCTGCGCTGGTTCAAGGAGCTCACGCTCGGCAAGTACGTGCTGATGGGCTACAACACGGCCGTGGCGATTGGCCGCCCGCTGCCGGACCGCACCAACCTGGTGCTGAGCCGCAAGCACGAGGCACCGTTTCCCGGCCAGATCACCGTGCGTTCGCTGGCCGAGGGCCACGCCCGCGCCGGTGGCACCGGCCTGATGGTGATCGGCGGTGGCGAGGTCTACACCGAGGCGCTGCCCACAGCGCGCCGCCTGTACCTCACCTGGGTCAACGCCGCGGTGGACGGTGCCGACACCTTCTTCCCGGGCGTGCATTTCAGCGACTGGACCGAAGTCTCCCGCGTGCATCACAAGAAGGATGCCAACCACGCGTATGACTTCGACATGGTCGAGTACATCCGCAACGACTGA
- a CDS encoding Nudix family hydrolase codes for MPASTAGAMHVMAGVMLDFQGRVLLAQRPPGKHLAGLWEFPGGKLEVGETPAEGLVRELHEELGIEATVAEPLIRVPWRYGERSLLLDARIVRAWQGEPASLDGQALQWAEPASVDLSLLAPADRHILRALQLPSRYAITADVPPSAIEAWRQRVRHAIAAGERMILLRFPQWPPQQVRALAADLLPEARARGAHLVLSGDVDGALALGEGAGVQLKAAQLAQWRERPLPLMQWVGASCHHAADLQRALDVADFATVSPVAMTATHPAALPLGWTAFGHLVNASALPVYALGGMSPAQLDMARQAGAQGVAGIRGFW; via the coding sequence ATGCCTGCTTCGACGGCCGGCGCCATGCATGTCATGGCCGGCGTCATGCTCGACTTCCAGGGACGCGTGCTGCTGGCGCAGCGTCCGCCCGGCAAGCACCTGGCGGGGCTGTGGGAATTTCCCGGTGGAAAGCTCGAGGTGGGCGAAACGCCTGCCGAGGGCCTCGTGCGCGAACTCCATGAAGAGCTGGGCATCGAGGCCACGGTGGCTGAGCCCCTCATTCGCGTGCCCTGGCGTTACGGCGAACGCTCCCTGCTGCTCGACGCGCGTATCGTCCGGGCATGGCAGGGCGAGCCCGCCTCGCTGGACGGGCAGGCGCTGCAGTGGGCTGAGCCTGCCTCGGTCGACCTGAGCCTGCTGGCACCAGCGGACCGCCACATCCTGCGGGCACTCCAGTTGCCCTCGCGTTATGCCATCACGGCAGATGTGCCGCCCTCGGCGATTGAGGCGTGGCGGCAGCGCGTGCGCCACGCCATCGCTGCGGGCGAGCGGATGATCCTCCTACGCTTTCCGCAGTGGCCGCCGCAGCAGGTGAGGGCGCTGGCGGCTGATCTGTTGCCCGAGGCGCGGGCCCGGGGCGCGCATCTAGTGTTGAGCGGCGACGTCGATGGCGCGCTGGCGCTGGGAGAGGGTGCAGGCGTGCAGCTCAAGGCGGCCCAGCTCGCCCAGTGGCGCGAAAGGCCCTTGCCCTTGATGCAATGGGTGGGGGCGAGTTGCCATCACGCAGCCGATCTCCAGCGTGCGCTGGACGTCGCGGACTTCGCCACTGTGTCGCCGGTCGCCATGACCGCAACGCATCCCGCTGCCCTGCCTTTGGGATGGACGGCGTTCGGGCATCTGGTGAATGCCTCGGCCTTGCCGGTCTATGCGTTGGGCGGCATGAGCCCGGCACAGCTCGACATGGCGCGGCAGGCCGGTGCGCAGGGCGTGGCGGGGATCCGCGGCTTCTGGTGA
- the coaE gene encoding dephospho-CoA kinase (Dephospho-CoA kinase (CoaE) performs the final step in coenzyme A biosynthesis.), translating into MTLPHPGYVVALTGGIAAGKSAVSRRFEAMGVHVYDADVAAREVVAPGSEGLAAIVDHFGTGVLDAGGQLDRAAMRQRVFGNDAERKALEAITHPRVRAWLRERVMADRGPYCLLAIPLFAENHDHYRWVDRVLVIDAPEAVQRERLMRRDGIDEALARRMIERQARREHRLLLAHDVIENSGDESALDRAVADLHARYLALAQAGR; encoded by the coding sequence GTGACCTTGCCCCACCCGGGCTACGTGGTGGCGCTCACCGGCGGCATCGCTGCGGGCAAAAGCGCCGTATCACGACGCTTCGAGGCTATGGGTGTCCACGTCTACGACGCTGATGTCGCCGCACGCGAAGTGGTCGCCCCCGGCTCGGAAGGGTTGGCGGCCATCGTCGACCATTTCGGCACCGGCGTACTCGATGCCGGCGGACAGCTCGACCGTGCCGCCATGCGCCAGCGGGTGTTCGGCAACGATGCGGAACGCAAGGCCCTGGAAGCCATCACGCACCCACGCGTGCGCGCCTGGCTGCGCGAGCGCGTCATGGCCGATCGCGGCCCCTACTGCCTGCTCGCCATTCCGTTGTTTGCCGAAAACCACGATCACTATCGCTGGGTGGATCGCGTCCTGGTGATCGATGCCCCCGAAGCCGTCCAGAGGGAGCGCCTGATGCGGCGCGACGGCATCGACGAAGCACTGGCGCGGCGCATGATCGAACGCCAGGCGCGGCGCGAACACCGCCTGTTGCTGGCCCACGATGTCATCGAAAACAGCGGCGACGAATCCGCCCTCGACCGGGCCGTGGCAGACCTGCACGCACGCTATCTGGCACTCGCCCAGGCCGGGCGCTGA
- a CDS encoding prepilin peptidase, whose protein sequence is MLALPPWAWIVVAGVLGLLVGSFLNVVILRLPARLMAQWRLDAFDTLEMEPDSTSLPPGIVKEASHCPHCKHPLAARDNIPLFGWLLLGGRCRYCKAPISIQYPLVELLSGLASAAIVWKFGPNLVAVAGLVFTWMLIALAGIDFRTQYLPDQLTFPLLWLGLLLSLLPMFVLPSPAILGAAIGYLSLWSVYWLFKLLTGKEGMGYGDFKLLAALGAWMGPTALLPVILLSSFIGAVIGGAMIALRKHGRDIPMPFGPFIAAAGWVWFVAGDWLLQQYSQLMGLP, encoded by the coding sequence ATGCTCGCACTCCCCCCCTGGGCCTGGATCGTTGTTGCCGGCGTGCTCGGCCTCCTGGTCGGCAGCTTTCTGAATGTCGTGATCCTCCGGCTGCCGGCGCGCCTGATGGCGCAGTGGCGGCTGGACGCCTTCGATACGCTGGAGATGGAGCCCGACAGCACCTCGCTGCCCCCCGGCATCGTCAAGGAGGCCTCGCACTGCCCCCACTGCAAGCACCCGCTGGCGGCTCGCGACAACATTCCGCTGTTCGGCTGGCTGCTGCTGGGCGGCCGCTGCCGCTACTGCAAGGCGCCGATTTCCATCCAGTACCCGCTGGTCGAATTGCTCAGTGGCCTGGCCAGTGCGGCGATTGTCTGGAAGTTCGGCCCGAACCTCGTTGCCGTGGCCGGCCTGGTCTTCACCTGGATGCTCATTGCCCTCGCCGGCATCGATTTCCGCACGCAGTACCTGCCCGACCAGCTGACCTTCCCACTGCTGTGGCTCGGCCTGTTGCTCAGCCTGCTGCCGATGTTCGTGCTGCCCAGTCCGGCGATCCTCGGTGCGGCCATCGGCTACCTCAGCCTGTGGAGCGTGTACTGGCTGTTCAAGCTGCTGACCGGCAAGGAGGGCATGGGCTATGGCGACTTCAAGCTGCTGGCCGCACTGGGCGCATGGATGGGCCCCACGGCCTTGTTGCCGGTGATCCTGCTCTCTTCGTTCATCGGCGCCGTGATCGGCGGCGCGATGATTGCGCTGCGCAAGCACGGCCGCGACATCCCCATGCCCTTCGGCCCCTTCATCGCGGCGGCAGGCTGGGTGTGGTTCGTGGCCGGCGATTGGCTGCTGCAGCAGTACTCGCAGCTGATGGGGCTGCCGTGA
- a CDS encoding type II secretion system F family protein: protein MAAATAKNVKPISAQRAEVSKLTTYDWIALDKRGKRMKGDMAAKNASLVKAELRRQGMNPQTVKERGKPLFGASGSSVQPRDVAIFSRQIATMMASGVPMVQSFEIIADGQKNVRFKNMLTDVKQTIEGGAALHEALGKYPVQFDELYRNLVHAGESAGVLDTVLDTVATYKERTEAIKAKIKKAMFYPVMVMAVAFLVCVIMLLFVVPVFAQTFKDAGTSLPAPTQVVVSMSEFMKSYWWALLIGIVGGVSALIFFKKRSTKFAHFLDRFLLKFPVIGNILRQSALARFARTLGVTFRAGVPLVEAMDAVSGATGSIVYGDAVKQMREDVAVGHQLQLSMRQTGLFPNMMVQMVGIGEESGALDHMLFKVAEFYEEEVNNAVDTLSSLLEPLIMVILGVLVGGMVIALYLPIFKLASTV from the coding sequence ATGGCTGCGGCCACCGCCAAGAACGTCAAGCCGATCAGCGCCCAGCGCGCCGAGGTCAGCAAGCTGACAACCTACGACTGGATCGCCCTCGACAAGCGCGGCAAGCGCATGAAGGGCGACATGGCGGCCAAGAACGCCTCGCTCGTCAAGGCCGAGCTGCGCCGCCAGGGCATGAACCCGCAGACCGTGAAGGAGCGCGGCAAGCCGCTGTTCGGCGCCTCGGGAAGCTCGGTCCAGCCACGCGACGTGGCGATCTTCAGCCGCCAGATCGCCACCATGATGGCCTCCGGCGTGCCGATGGTGCAGTCCTTCGAGATCATCGCCGACGGCCAGAAGAACGTCCGCTTCAAGAACATGCTGACGGACGTGAAGCAGACCATCGAAGGTGGTGCGGCGCTCCACGAAGCCCTGGGCAAGTACCCCGTCCAGTTCGACGAGCTCTACCGCAACCTGGTGCATGCGGGTGAGTCGGCGGGTGTGCTCGACACGGTGCTGGATACCGTGGCCACCTACAAGGAACGCACGGAAGCCATCAAGGCCAAAATCAAGAAGGCCATGTTCTACCCCGTGATGGTCATGGCCGTGGCCTTCCTGGTCTGCGTCATCATGCTGCTGTTCGTGGTGCCGGTGTTTGCCCAGACCTTCAAGGACGCCGGCACCTCACTGCCCGCGCCAACGCAGGTCGTGGTATCCATGTCCGAGTTCATGAAGTCCTACTGGTGGGCCCTGCTCATCGGCATCGTGGGCGGCGTCTCGGCGCTCATCTTCTTCAAGAAGCGCTCCACCAAGTTCGCGCACTTCCTCGACCGTTTCCTGCTGAAGTTCCCGGTGATCGGCAACATCCTCCGGCAGTCGGCGCTGGCGCGCTTCGCGCGCACGCTGGGCGTGACCTTCCGTGCCGGTGTGCCGCTGGTGGAAGCGATGGATGCCGTCTCCGGCGCCACCGGCAGCATCGTCTACGGCGATGCCGTGAAGCAGATGCGCGAGGACGTCGCCGTCGGCCACCAGCTGCAGCTGTCGATGCGCCAGACCGGCCTGTTCCCGAACATGATGGTGCAGATGGTGGGCATCGGCGAGGAATCCGGTGCGCTCGACCACATGCTGTTCAAGGTCGCCGAGTTCTACGAAGAGGAAGTGAACAACGCGGTGGATACGCTCTCCAGCCTGCTCGAGCCGCTGATCATGGTGATCCTCGGCGTGCTGGTCGGCGGCATGGTGATCGCGCTGTACCTGCCGATCTTCAAGCTCGCCAGCACCGTGTAA
- the pilB gene encoding type IV-A pilus assembly ATPase PilB, which translates to MSTLMQPSLAGLTGLARRLVSEGVLPEADVRRAVAESTQSKASLTAWLLDNNQVESARLTRIASDEFGMPMMDVSALVPANMPVNLISEALINKHHALPLFKRGKRLFVGIADPMQSHALDEIKFHSNCMVEPILVERGQLLRSIEIALTAMSNAVPDMGGSEFDELSLEGGDDEAETTGIDANANDDAPVVKFVNKILVDAIKRGASDIHFEPFETQYRVRLRMDGMLRAVASPPMKLASRISSRIKVMSGLDIAERRVPQDGRIKLNLSKSRSVDFRVSTLPTLFGEKIVLRILDGSAARLGIDALGYEDVQKQLYIEAIHKPYGMVLVTGPTGSGKTVSLYTALNILNTNERNISTVEDPVEIRVEGINQVQQNVKRGMTFAAALRSFLRQDPDVIMVGEIRDLETAEIAVKAAQTGHMVLSTLHTNDASQTISRLMNMGIAPYNITSSVTLIIAQRLARRLHDCKRPMTLPPQTLLDAGFTQEDIDGGLTVYEAVGCDSCNEGYKGRVGIYQVMPMLEDIQKIILQGGNTLQIAEAARKAGVNDLRASALLKVKKGVTSLAEIDRVTKD; encoded by the coding sequence ATGTCAACGCTAATGCAACCTTCGCTCGCGGGCCTTACCGGCCTTGCGCGCCGACTGGTATCGGAAGGTGTGCTGCCCGAAGCCGACGTACGCCGGGCGGTCGCTGAGTCCACCCAGAGCAAGGCCTCGCTCACGGCCTGGCTGCTGGACAACAACCAGGTGGAGAGCGCGCGACTCACCCGCATCGCATCCGACGAGTTCGGCATGCCGATGATGGACGTCAGCGCGCTGGTGCCGGCCAACATGCCGGTGAACCTGATCAGCGAGGCGCTGATCAACAAGCACCACGCCCTGCCCCTGTTCAAGCGCGGCAAGCGTCTGTTCGTCGGTATTGCCGACCCGATGCAGTCGCATGCGCTGGACGAGATCAAGTTCCACTCCAACTGCATGGTGGAACCGATCCTGGTCGAGCGCGGCCAGTTGCTGCGCTCCATCGAGATCGCGCTCACCGCCATGAGCAACGCCGTGCCCGACATGGGCGGCAGCGAATTCGACGAGCTCTCGCTGGAAGGCGGTGACGACGAGGCCGAAACCACCGGCATCGACGCCAATGCGAATGACGACGCCCCCGTGGTCAAGTTCGTCAACAAGATCCTGGTCGACGCAATCAAGCGCGGCGCCTCCGACATCCATTTCGAACCGTTCGAAACGCAGTACCGGGTGCGCCTGCGCATGGACGGCATGCTGCGCGCGGTGGCCAGCCCGCCGATGAAGCTCGCCTCGCGCATTTCTTCGCGCATCAAGGTGATGTCGGGCCTCGATATCGCCGAACGCCGCGTACCGCAGGACGGCCGCATCAAGCTCAATCTGTCCAAGAGCCGTTCGGTCGACTTCCGCGTGAGCACGTTGCCCACGCTGTTCGGCGAGAAGATCGTGCTGCGTATCCTGGACGGCTCGGCCGCCAGGCTCGGCATCGACGCCCTGGGCTACGAGGACGTCCAGAAACAGCTCTACATCGAAGCCATCCACAAGCCCTACGGCATGGTGCTGGTCACCGGCCCCACCGGCTCGGGCAAGACGGTGTCGCTGTATACGGCGCTGAACATCCTCAACACCAACGAGCGCAACATCTCGACGGTGGAAGACCCGGTGGAAATCCGCGTGGAGGGCATCAACCAGGTGCAGCAGAACGTCAAGCGCGGCATGACCTTCGCCGCCGCCCTGCGTTCCTTCCTGCGCCAGGACCCGGACGTGATCATGGTGGGCGAAATCCGCGACCTGGAAACCGCCGAGATCGCCGTGAAGGCCGCGCAGACCGGTCACATGGTGTTGTCCACCCTGCACACCAACGATGCTTCGCAGACCATTTCGCGCCTGATGAACATGGGCATCGCGCCCTACAACATCACCTCGTCGGTCACCCTGATCATCGCCCAGCGACTGGCGCGCCGCCTGCACGATTGCAAGCGGCCGATGACCTTGCCGCCCCAGACACTGCTGGATGCGGGCTTCACCCAGGAAGACATCGACGGCGGCCTGACCGTCTACGAGGCCGTGGGTTGCGACAGCTGCAACGAGGGCTACAAGGGCCGCGTGGGCATCTACCAGGTCATGCCCATGCTGGAAGACATTCAGAAGATCATCCTTCAAGGCGGCAACACGCTGCAGATCGCCGAGGCCGCCCGCAAGGCCGGTGTGAACGACCTGCGCGCATCCGCCCTGCTGAAGGTGAAGAAGGGTGTGACCAGCCTGGCCGAGATCGACCGCGTCACCAAGGACTGA